The following proteins come from a genomic window of Loxodonta africana isolate mLoxAfr1 chromosome 19, mLoxAfr1.hap2, whole genome shotgun sequence:
- the RHBDD3 gene encoding rhomboid domain-containing protein 3 — protein sequence MHARGPPGPLSPALPLTSSTLMLLMSGLWLVGAGPSLTLVPELLLEPWQVHRLLTYALGHTALPGLLLSLLLLATLGWQQERHLGTLRFLHASALLALAAGLLAVLLGALGVPSVAGGCGYMPVHLAMLAREGRRPGRPRGTLPPWLLPWLLLSLTPLLSSEPPFLQLLCGLLAGLAYAAGAFQWLELSELRVQALQEGIVCRVLAGCWPLRLLPAPGSLPELPVTHPPGSRPPAPGPPYMASPSLWLHSEASALLPSGLGPVQPTWEGSSEVGLAWAGPSFPLGTPLWAALEEQMLQEGLQASLLEGPAQGPQSPLWLPKSSVSSLRLQQLERMGFPTEQAVVALAATGRVEGAVSLLVDGQVGAEALVTEGKGQPAHPEGPGPPSPGRRQSTGGPSGDKKPGPV from the exons ATGCATGCCAGGGGCCCCCCTGGCCCACTGTCCCCAGCCCTGCCTCTCACCTCTTCCACTTTGATGCTGCTGATGAGTGGCCTGTGGCTGGTCGGGGCCGGCCCCAGCCTCACCCTGGTCCCGGAACTGCTGCTGGAACCCTGGCAGG TGCACCGGCTGCTGACCTACGCCCTGGGCCACACTGCCCTGCCAGGCCTGCTCCTGAGCCTGCTGCTCCTGGCCACGCTGGGCTGGCAGCAGGAGCGCCACCTGGGCACCCTGCGGTTCCTGCATGCTTCGGCCCTGCTTGCCCTGGCTGCTGGGCTGCTGGCCGTGCTGCTAGGGGCCCTTGGGGTGCCCAGTGTGGCTGGTGGCTGTGGATACATGCCCGTCCACCTGGCCATGCTGGCGAGGGAGGGTCGACGCCCCGGACGGCCCCGAGGGACACTGCCACCGTGGCTGCTGCCCTGGTTGCTTCTGAGCCTGACCCCGCTGCTCAGCTCTGAGCCGCCCTTTCTGCAGCTCCTCTGTGGCCTCCTTGCCGGCCTGGCCT ACGCCGCGGGGGCCTTCCAGTGGCTAGAGCTCTCGGAGCTACGGGTACAAGCGCTGCAGGAGGGCATCGTGTGCAGGGTCTTGGCTGGGTGCTGGCCGCTGAGGCTTCTTCCTGCCCCAGGCAGCCTGCCTGAACTGCCTGTCACCCATCCTCCTGGATCGAG GCCTCCTGCGCCTGGACCTCCTTACATGGCCTCCCCTAGCCTCTGGCTCCACAGTGAAGCCTCAGCCCTGCTCCCATCAGGCCTGGGGCCTGTGCAGCCCACCTGGGAGGGCTCCTCAGAGGTAGGCCTGGCCTGGGCCGGGCCCAGCTTCCCCCTGGGGACCCCACTGTGGGCGGCCCTGGAAGAGCAGATGCTGCAGGAGGGGCTCCAAGCCTCCCTTCTGGAGGGGCCCGCCCAGGGGCCCCAAAGCCCACTATGGCTGCCCAAGTCCTCCGTCTCCTCTCTGCG gttGCAGCAGCTGGAGCGCATGGGCTTCCCCACAGAGCAGGCGGTGGTGGCACTGGCAGCCACAGGCCGTGTTGAAGGTGCTGTGTCACTGCTGGTCGACGGGCAGGTGGGGGCTGAGGCCCTGGTCACAGAGGGGAAGGGCCAGCCTGCCCACCCCGAGGGCCCTGGCCCCCCTAGCCCAGGCAGAAGGCAGAGCACCGGTGGGCCCTCGGGCGACAAGAAGCCTGGTCCTGTGTAA